From a region of the Daphnia pulicaria isolate SC F1-1A chromosome 1, SC_F0-13Bv2, whole genome shotgun sequence genome:
- the LOC124320185 gene encoding 1-acyl-sn-glycerol-3-phosphate acyltransferase gamma-like, producing MLAQIKTAGTCIIFLALFVCFIVSGLLINGVQLCLWLTVRPLSRWLYRKINYYLLACLWNQVLLIIDWSGSAFSVYTDTETWTKLGKENALIILNHSNELDWLVAWVLGSQANVLGNSKLFIKKAVEWIPIIGWAWKFAEIGFLERNWEKDKSTMDLFVKNLIEYPDPVWLLFFPEGTRFTKDKHNVSMEFAAKKGLPHLNNLLIPRTRGFFAITQQLKQNFDAVYSCTLCFNTKLGAFPSLLNVFLGRPVFGEVFLERVPFQDIPSEINQSAEWLLNNFEKRDKLMDAYEKNGVFPTSLAEEDSKYFKGPIRCHYRPRSALPFLLFCLWTSFCLPLMFNSVKCLLGTGFSSLLAIVFIIGITASFIYKLIDITLISRGSSYGIEAPKKDN from the exons atgCTTGCGCAAATCAAAACTGCTGGGACGTGCATCATATTCTTGGCATTGTTCGTATGTTTCATCGTCTCCGGATTATTAATTAATGGAGTCcaactttgtctgtggttAACAGTAAGACCTTTAAGCAGATGGTTGTATCGCAAGATTAATTATTACCTGCTTGCCTGCTTATGGAATC agGTTCTCTTGATTATCGACTGGTCGGGATCAGCTTTTAGTGTTTATACTGATACTGAAACGTGGACCAaacttggaaaagaaaatgcgcTGATCATCCTTAATCACTCAAATGAGCTTGACTGGCTAGTGGCTTGGGTATTGGGAAGCCAAGCCAACGTTCTGGGG AACTCCAAACTGTTCATTAAAAAAGCAGTTGAATGGATTCCTATTATTGGATGGGCTTGGAAATTTGCGGAAATTGGGTTTTTAGAAAGGAACTGGGAAAAAGACAAATCAACCATGGATTTATTcgttaaaaatttgattgaatatcCCGATCCAGTTTgg TTGCTATTCTTTCCGGAGGGAACCAGATTTACAAAAGATAAACATAACGTTTCCATGGAATTTGCCGCCAAAAAAGGTTTACCCcacttaaataatttattgataCCTAG GACGAGGGGTTTTTTCGCTATTACTCAACAGCTCAAACAAAATTTCGACGCTGTTTATTCCTGCACTCTTTGTTTTAATAc taaaTTAGGTGCGTTTCCTAGTCTACTGAATGTGTTTCTCGGTCGTCCAGTTTTCGGAGAAGTCTTTTTAGAACGCGTTCCTTTTCAAGATATCCCGAGTGAAATCAATCAGTCTGCGGAATGGCTTTTAAATAACTTCGAAAAAAGA GATAAGCTGATGGATGCTTACGAGAAGAATGGAGTTTTTCCAACTTCTTTAGCGGAAGAGGATTCAAAATACTTTAAGGGGCCAATTAGATG CCATTACCGACCACGTTCAGCATTGCCGTTTTTGCTATTTTGCCTGTGGACTAGCTTTTGCTTACCGCTCATGTTTAATTCTGTCAAATGTCTATTGGGCACAGGGTTCTCAAGTTTACTGGCGATCGTTTTTATCATTGGAATAA CTGCATCATTCATCTATAAACTGATCGATATCACACTGATCAGTCGTGGATCTAGTTATGGAATCGAAGctccaaaaaaagataattaa
- the LOC124320182 gene encoding glucose dehydrogenase [FAD, quinone]-like gives MKLTPWLSGLLKIPAAFGIITVCYLHFWFWNTASYIELDQVANTYDFIVVGAGSAGAVIASRLSENRTYSVLLIEAGGYPSPLVNIPLISGIFPSTPFAWNYQTEPQKFGLSASINRRSNWPRGKGLGGSSILNFLLYVRGNKYDYDHWAALGNEGWSYEDVLPFFIKSETNTGSFIDEEYHGKEGNLVVEDRAWKSNLPQAFIDAGLELGFNYVDINGRNQTGFTIPQLTAKDGARWSTYSAFLKNSHYDQPNLKVVTFAQVEKILIDESKQAYGVQYKRHGNLKTVLATKEIILSAGAIGSPQILMLSGIGPKEDLQRLEIKVESDLRVGDNLQDHIYVPLTPLIHNDSSASLVSPFDLMAWWDYFIHGTGQYTSNGVDGMAFKSSEKCEPDWPDMQLHFVSYSAASDHGICVRHLIGLEETAWKELFEPLSYVDTASIFATLVRPKSRGWIRLRSVNPLNEPIIDPQYYSHPQDAQVMLEALQFAQKTLNTTAMKKYLHLYDFRLPNCQDFPIDSHPYLECLIQYMTATLHHPVGTCKMGPSTDHEAVVDPQLRVYGIKGLRVADASVIPVIPNGNINAPVIMIGEKAAHMILEYHRNNYIQKNSSERQSHRKFIPKTAGDEL, from the exons ATGAAGCTTACACCGTGGCTTTCTGGGTTACTCAAAATACCAGCCGCCTTTGGTATTATAACAGTCTGCTATTTGCACTTTTGGTTTTGGAACACAGCCTCTTACATTGAACTGGATCAAGTAGCAAACACATATGATTTTATTGTTG TTGGAGCAGGATCGGCTGGAGCAGTAATAGCGTCTCGACTTTCTGAAAATCGAACCTATTCGGTGCTGTTGATTGAAGCTGGAGGCTATCCGTCTCCATTAGTTAATATTCCACTGATTTCTGGTATCTTCCCGTCAACACCTTTCGCCTGGAACTACCAAACTGAGCCGCAGAAATTTGGTCTTTCAGCTTCAATTAACCGC AGATCAAATTGGCCCAGAGGAAAAGGACTTGGCGGATCAAGCATACTGAATTTTTTGCTCTACGTAAGGGGTAATAAATACGACTACGATCACTGGGCTGCCTTAGGTAACGAAGGATGGAGCTACGAAGACGTCTTACCTTTCTTCATTAAGTCGGAAACCAATACTGGAAGCTTTATCGACG AGGAATACCacggaaaagaaggaaatttgGTAGTAGAAGATCGAGCGTGGAAATCAAATTTACCCCAAGCTTTCATCGATGCTGGTTTGGAGTTGGGATTCAATTACGTGGATATCAATGGACGTAATCAAACTG GATTTACTATCCCTCAGTTGACAGCCAAAGATGGAGCTCGGTGGAGCACGTATTcggcttttttgaaaaattcccattACGATCAGCCCAACTTGAAAGTGGTCACATTTGcgcaagttgaaaaaatcttgATCGATGAATCAAAGCAAGCGTATGGGGTCCAATATAAAAGACACGGCAATCTTAAAACAGTTTTGgcgacaaaagaaattattttgtcaGCAGGTGCAATCGGATCGCCTCAGATTCTAATGTTGTCTGGCATCGGGCCCAAAGAAGATTTGCAACGGCTTGAA atTAAAGTGGAGTCCGACTTGAGAGTCGGTGATAACCTTCAAGATCACA TTTACGTGCCTTTGACTCCACTAATCCATAACGATAGCTCCGCTTCGCTAGTGAGCCCATTTGATCTCAtg GCATGGTGGGATTATTTTATTCACGGAACAGGTCAATACACAAGTAATGGCGTAGATGGCATGGCCTTTAAAAGTTCAGAAAAATGTGAGCCGGACTGGCCAGACATGCAACTTCATTTCGTGTCATACTCAGCCGCTTCCGATCACGGG ATTTGCGTGAGGCATCTTATTGGTTTAGAAGAGACCGCATGGAAAGAATTATTCGAACCACTATCTTACGTCGATACCGCTTCGATCTTCGCAACGCTAGTTCGACCAAAGAGCAGAGGCTGGATCCGCCTTCGTTCTGTCAATCCGTTGAATGAACCAATTATTGACCCACAATATTACAGTCACCCTCAAGATGCTCAAGTGATGTTAGAAG ctctTCAATTCGCGCAGAAAACACTCAACACGACAGCAATGAAAAAGTACCTACATCTTTATGATTTTCGTCTTCCAAATTGCCAGGATTTCCCTATTGACTCGCATCCGTACTTGGAATGCCTTATACAATACATGACAGCTACTTTGCACCATCCGGTAGGGACTTGTAAAATG GGTCCATCAACAGATCACGAAGCTGTAGTAGATCCTCAATTAAG AGTGTATGGAATCAAAGGCTTACGAGTTGCTGATGCTTCGGTGATACCCGTTATTCCCAATGGGAACATAAACGCGCCTGTTATTATGATCGGAGAGAAAGCTGCCCATATGATTTTAGAATATCACAGAAATAATTATATTCAAAAGAATTCTTCGGAAAGACAATCTCATCGCAAATTTATTCCTAAAACTGCTGGAGACgaactttaa